A single window of Poecilia reticulata strain Guanapo linkage group LG10, Guppy_female_1.0+MT, whole genome shotgun sequence DNA harbors:
- the LOC108166655 gene encoding uncharacterized protein LOC108166655 — protein MSCQAADLDAFKLFSGNSPEDCDHDLIPDEMPSLEKCVSCEGPFAPLKWSGVRCKVCNQSWHKKCYVKQINITELQLVCTEQSSNEVTSSEEEYVPDSVDDSDLSWDDRSELLKISHKQLQNCEVSTSKYISKKESDDQESFVEEERESIYEAAESLSKDVISSSQLEVSRVTSNTDAEDIIGNDGADGRAENVSNTSSLLRNKTYCYICGKLQTKFTRHLKTHEKTHADVAQVLSLPKKSKQRIKMLMKLRNKGNHSHNSEVLKSGFGSLKPRRTSKKKYNEKDYIHCIYCQGLYLRRDLWRHVRKCSSKPIEAASAIGRKKVLSLASMNESAQCQQISPGVWNMLAVMKDDEITSTVRSDFCILQLAQSFFNKYGQDPTKYDYIRQRLRESGRLLLTLRKEFSIHTLEDAVRPANFDVVIKAVKKVSGYDEEKHHYRTPSLALKLGHSLQKVSDILHCRALMAQDSMLIKSTQSFKTLYSTKWSELISHTALTTLNERHFNKPSTLPFTEDVQRLHRHLEKTTEQALKDLEDHSSPKVYSELCKATMANVILFNRRRGGEISKMTMNGFLERDTSPLHKDVAFGLTEFELNLCQHFSRVEIRGKKGRKVAVLLSPDMVNAITRLIEKREDCGVLADNLFLFARPHCLTPYRGQDCLRVYANECGAENPELLRSTQLRKHVATLSQILNLKNHELDQVANFLGHDIRVHREYYRLPEATTQLAKISKLLLAMEKGSLRSLQGKTLDEIEIEDNLELTDSDAESEADDGEVDPDHEVDEGNFTDSQTGLLTKQPVEEPPGTSASLSQAQSKHRDAKGKELNRKLKQKNMEPRRKKNTNKNSASLESARRAKKHPWSPVEVAAVMRHFGEHIKKGQLATMIECQQCKKAEDPALASRSIQNIRDFVRNRGVTLKRKENTV, from the exons ATGTCTTGTCAGGCTGCTGATTTGGATgcattcaaattattttcaggcAACTCACCTGAG GACTGTGATCACGATCTCATCCCTGACGAAATGCcaagtttagaaaaatgtgtgtCATGTGAAGGACCTTTTGCACCTCTGAAATGGAGTGGTGTGAGATGCAAAG TTTGCAACCAGTCCTGGCACAAAAAGTGTTATGTTAAACAAATTAACATCACTGAACTTCAGTTG GTCTGTACTGAACAAAGTTCAAATgaagtgacatcatcagaagAGGAGTATGTTCCTGATTCTGTAGATGATTCAGACCTCTCTTGGGATGACAGATCAgagcttttaaaaatcagtcaCAAACAACTACAGAATTGTGAGGTCTCCACCAGCAAATATATTTCCAAAAAGGAAAGTGACGACCAAGAAAGTTTTGTAGAGGAAGAAAGAGAGTCCATTTATGAAGCTGCAGAATCATTATCTAAAGATGTGATCAGCTCAAGTCAGCTTGAAGTATCAAGAGTTACTTCAAACACTGATGCTGAAGACATAATTGGTAATGATGGTGCTGATGGTAGGGCTGAAAACGTCTCAAACACATCATCCTTGCTCAGAAATAAAACTTACTGCTACATTTGTGGAAAGCTACAGACAAAGTTTACACGTCACTTAAAAACTCACGAGAAAACACATGCAGACGTTGCTCAAGTTTTGAGTCTTCCCAAGAAGTCCAAACAACGTATAAAAATGCTTATGAAGCTTCGCAACAAGGGAAACCATAGTCATAACTCGGAGGTCTTGAAGAGTGGATTTGGATCACTGAAACCAAGACGCACATCAAAGAAAAAGTACAATGAAAAAGACTACATTCACTGCATATACTGCCAGGGATTATATCTCCGACGAGATCTGTGGCGACATGTTCGCAAATGTTCTTCAAAACCAATAGAAGCTGCTTCAGcgattggaagaaaaaaagttttgtctttGGCCTCTATGAATGAGTCCGCTCAGTGTCAGCAGATATCACCAGGGGTTTGGAACATGTTGGCTGTTATGAAAGATGATGAGATCACTTCTACTGTGCGAAGTGACTTCTGTATACTACAGCTGGCCCAATCattctttaacaaatatggacaGGATCCCACCAAATATGACTACATTCGCCAGAGACTCCGAGAATCTGGAAGACTTCTGCTTACACTTCGCAAGGAATTCTCAATACATACTCTTGAGGATGCTGTGAGACCTGCAAATTTTGATGTGGTCATCAAAGCAGTCAAGAAAGTATCTGGATATGATGAAGAAAAGCACCACTACCGTACTCCAAGCCTTGCTCTAAAGTTAGGTCACTCACTGCAGAAAGTCAGTGATATTTTACATTGCAGAGCACTCATGGCACAAGACAGCATGCTGATAAAGTCAACGCAGAGTTTCAAAACACTCTATTCTACAAAGTGGTCTGAACTCATCTCTCATACCGCTTTAACTACATTGAACGAGCGGCACTTCAACAAGCCTTCCACTCTTCCTTTTACAGAAGATGTTCAGCGTCTTCACAGACATCTGGAAAAGACTACAGAACAAGCATTGAAGGACTTGGAAGACCATAGTTCACCAAAGGTATACAGTGAACTGTGTAAAGCCACCATGGCAAATGTAATACTTTTTAACAGGAGAAGAGGGGGAGAAATTTCAAAGATGACAATGAATGGCTTTCTGGAGAGAGACACAAGTCCCCTGCATAAGGATGTCGCATTTGGACTGACAGAATTTGAACTTAACCTTTGTCAACACTTCAGTCGTGTTGAAATAAGGGGTAAAAAAGGCCGCAAGGTTGCAGTGCTACTTTCACCAGATATGGTGAATGCCATAACACGTCTTATAGAAAAGAGAGAAGACTGTGGAGTTCTGGCAGATAACCTGTTCCTGTTTGCCAGACCTCATTGTCTGACTCCCTACAGAGGACAGGACTGTTTGAGGGTTTATGCCAATGAATGTGGGGCTGAAAACCCTGAGCTTCTCAGATCAACACAATTGCGCAAACATGTTGCAACTTTGTCTCAGATCTTAAACCTCAAGAATCATGAGTTGGACCAAGTTGCTAATTTTCTAGGCCATGATATTCGCGTTCATCGTGAATATTACAGACTTCCTGAGGCTACTACCCAACTGGCCAAGATATCAAAACTGCTGCTTGCCATGGAGAAAGGATCTCTTAGAAGCCTTCAAGGCAAGACGCTTGATGAGATTGAAATCGAAG aCAACCTAGAGTTGACTGATTCAGATGCTGAGAGTGAGGCCGATGATGGAGAGGTTGATCCTGACCATGAGGTTGATGAAGGAAATTTCACAGATTCACAGACTG GACTGTTAACTAAGCAACCTGTGGAGGAACCTCCAGGCACGTCTGCATCATTATCACAAG CACAAAGTAAACACAGAGATGCTAAGGGGAAAGAACtcaacagaaaactaaaacagaagaaCATGGAACCCCGcagaaaaaagaacacaaataaaaattctg CATCTCTGGAAAGTGCTAGAAGAGCAAAAAAGCATCCATGGTCTCCCGTAGAGGTTGCTGCGGTAATGAGGCACTTTGGCGAACACATCAAGAAAGGACAACTGGCCACTATGATAGAATGCCAGCAATGCAAAAAGGCTGAGGATCCTGCTCTAGCTAGTCGTTCTATCCAAAACATAAGAGATTTTGTGAGAAATCGGGGCgtaactttgaaaagaaaagaaaatactgtaTAG